A single region of the Sorghum bicolor cultivar BTx623 chromosome 9, Sorghum_bicolor_NCBIv3, whole genome shotgun sequence genome encodes:
- the LOC8065304 gene encoding structural maintenance of chromosomes protein 3, with protein sequence MYIKKVIIEGFKSYREEISTEPFSPKVNVVVGANGSGKSNFFHAIRFVLSDMFQNLRSEDRGALLHEGAGHSVVSAFVEIVFDNSDNRIPVDKEEVRLRRTVASKKDEYYLDGKHVSKTEVMNLLESAGFSRSNPYYVVQQGKIASLTLMKDSERLDLLKEIGGTRVYEDRRKESLKIMTETANKRKQIDQVVHYLEERLRELDEEKEELKKYQQLDKQKRSLEYTILDHELNDARNELASMDDNRRKISESMSLADNEVVDVREMIKSFDKEIKVSTKGINDTKAQKEDVEKRRTAALKVVAQIELDLRDIKDRIVNEKRAKDEAARDLQSVRRESEKSKSELAEISKVHQTKLKEEEEISKSIMDREKRLSILYQKQGRATQFANKAARDKWLQKEIEDLKPVLLSNRKQEGLLQEEIQKLKDEINDLTNYIESRKNESSKLEEALAKRHNDYNDLRKQRDVLQEERKSYWKEESEVTAELDKLQLDLVKATKSLDHATPGDIRRGLNCVSRIIKDHDMTGVFGPVLELVDCEEKFFTAVEVTAGNSLFHVVVENDDISTKIIEYLNLYKGGRVTFIPLNRVKVPDLSCPQSPDFVPLLKKLKYRAEHRRAFEQVFGRTVICRDLETATKVARSNGLDCITLDGDQVGKKGAMTGGFYDSRRSKLKFVKIVRDNQTAIEKKKTHLEAVRNKLTDIDKKITDLVTKQQQMDAERDHAKSELEQFKVDIARAMKQKSSLEKALGKKEKSLDNIRNQIEQVQSSIAMKNDEMGTELIDQLTSEERDLLSRLNPEITDLKERFLMCKNSRIEIETRKEELETNLSTNLIRRQKELEAIISSADSRTLPLEAEAKEQELKSSKRNLDELTSLLKANVDAINNFTRKMDDLKRKRDDLKTREAILEQTVQDGAKDLEQLMNSRSTYLAKQEECTKKIRDLGSLPADAFEAYKRKNKKQLHKMLYDCNEQLKQFSHVNQKALDQYVNFTEQREQLQRRRAELDAGDVKIMELISVLDQRKDESIERTFKGVARHFREVFSELVQGGHGYLVMMKKKDGDAVDDEDEDEDGPRDPGPEGRIEKYIGVKVKVSFTGKGETQSMKQLSGGQKTVVALTLIFAIQRCDPAPFYLFDEIDAALDPQYRTAVGNMIRRLADMADTQFIATTFRPEIAKVADKIYGVTHKNRVSYINVVSKEQALDFIEHDQTHNAS encoded by the exons ATGTATATAAAGAAG GTCATAATCGAGGGGTTTAAGAGCTACAGGGAGGAGATCTCAACAGAGCCCTTCAGTCCCAAAGTTAACGTAGTTG TTGGTGCAAATGGATCTGGCAAATCAAATTTCTTTCATG CTATACGATTTGTCCTGAGTGACATGTTTCAGAACTTGCGAAGTGAAGATAGGGGTGCTCTTCTCCAT GAAGGTGCTGGACACTCGGTTGTATCTGCTTTTGTTGAGATCGTATTTGACAATTCGGACAATCGTATTCCA GTTGATAAAGAAGAGGTACGCTTGCGCAGAACAGTTGCTTCAAAGAAGGATGAATACTACTTGGACGGGAAGCATGTCAG TAAAACTGAAGTCATGAATCTGCTGGAGAGTGCTGGTTTCTCTCGTTCTAATCCATACTACGTTGTGCAGCAAGGAAAG ATTGCATCCCTTACCCTGATGAAAGATTCTGAACGACTGGATCTTCTCAAAGAGATTGGTGGTACACGTGTTTATGAGGATAGACGGAAGGAGAGCTTGAAAATAATGACTGAGACAG CCAACAAAAGGAAGCAGATTGATCAAGTTGTCCACTACCTGGAGGAAAGACTCAGAGAACTCGATGAAGAGAAAGAAGAACTAAAGAAGTACCAGCAGCTGGACAAACAGAAAAGATCACTTGAGTATACTATATTGGACCATGAACTTAATGATGCAAGGAATGAATTAGCTTCG ATGGATGATAACCGAAGAAAAATTTCTGAAAGCATGTCCCTTGCGGACAATGAAGTAGTGGATGTCCGAGAGATGATCAAGAGTTTTGATAAAGAAATAAAAGTCTCAACTAAAGGGATAAATGATACCAAGGCGCAAAAGGAAGATGTTGAGAAGAGGCGTACTGCAGCTCTGAAGGTAGTTGCTCAGATTGAACTTGATTTGAGAGATATAAAAGACAGGATTGTGAATGAGAAGCGAGCAAAG GATGAAGCAGCGAGGGATTTACAGAGTGTGAGGAGAGAGAGTGAAAAGTCAAAGTCTGAATTGGCTGAAATTAGTAAGGTGCATCAGACCAAACTAAAGGAAGAGGAGGAAATATCAAAGAG CATTATGGATCGCGAGAAGCGGTTAAGTATATTGTACCAAAAGCAGGGGAGGGCGACCCAATTCGCAAACAAAGCTGCTAGAGATAAGTGGCTTCAAAAGGAAATTGAAGATCTCAAACCTGTACTTTTATCAAATAGAAAGCAG GAAGGTTTACTTCAAGAAGAAATTCAGAAGCTTAAAGATGAAATCAATGATTTAACTAACTACATTGAGTCTCGGAAAAACGAATCAAGTAAGTTAGAGGAAGCACTTGCAAAAAGACATAATGACTACAACGATTTGAGGAAGCAGAGAGATGTGCTTCAAGAAGAAAGGAA GTCATATTGGAAGGAGGAATCTGAGGTGACAGCTGAACTTGATAAGCTACAACTAGATCTTGTAAAGGCAACAAAAAGCTTGGACCATGCAACTCCTGGG GATATTAGGAGAGGCCTGAATTGTGTTAGCAGAATCATTAAGGACCATGATATGACTGGAGTTTTTGGTCCTGTATTAGAACTGGTTGACTGCGAAGAGAAGTTCTTTACAGCTGTTGAGGTCACTGCTGGAAATAG CTTGTTCCATGTGGTTGTCGAGAACGATGACATATCAACCAAGATCATTGAATATTTGAATTTATATAAAGGTGGAAGGGTGACATTTATACCACTGAACAGAGTGAAAGTTCCAGACCTCAGCTGTCCACAAAGTCCTGATTTTGTTCCGTTGTTGAAAAAATTGAAATATCGAGCTGAGCATCGTCGTGCTTTTGAACAG GTTTTTGGCAGGACAGTCATATGCCGAGATCTGGAAACTGCGACAAAAGTTGCACGTAGCAATGGTCTAGATTGCATCACACTTGATG GTGATCAAGTAGGGAAAAAAGGTGCTATGACAGGAGGTTTCTATGATTCTAGACGCTCAAAACTAAAGTTTGTGAAAATAGTAAGGGATAACCAGACAGCAATTGAGAAAAAGAAGACTCATCTAGAGGCTGTCAGAAATAAGCTAACAG ATATAGATAAGAAAATTACAGATTTAGTTACCAAACAGCAACAAATGGATGCTGAACGTGATCATGCCAAGTCGGAGTTGGAACAATTTAAGGTTGACATTGCCAGGGCTATGAAGCAAAAGTCGTCACTTGAGAAAGCCCTTGGCAAGAAG GAAAAATCACTTGACAACATCCGCAACCAAATTGAGCAAGTCCAGTCTAGCATTGCAATGAAGAATGATGAAATGGGCACAGAGCTTATTGATCAGCTAACTTCAGAAGAAAGAGATCTCCTTTCACGATTGAATCCTGAAATTACTGATTTGAAGGAGAGGTTTCTAATGTGTAAAAACAGTCGGATTGAG ATTGAAACACGAAAGGAAGAATTAGAGACCAATTTATCAACGAATCTTATCAGGCGTCAGAAAGAGCTAGAAGCGATAATTTCGTCTGCAGATTCTAGAACGTTGCCTTTGGAAGCTGAGGCAAAAGAGCAAGAACTGAAAAGTTCCAAGAGAAATCTTGATGAATTAACTTCATTATTAAAGG CTAATGTCGATGCCATAAATAACTTCACCAGAAAGATGGATGATCTGAAAAGAAAAAGGGATGATCTGAAG ACTCGTGAAGCGATTTTGGAGCAGACTGTACAAGATGGCGCCAAAGACTTGGAACAGTTGATGAACAGCAGGAGCACTTATCTAGCCAAGCAAGAAGAGTGCACGAAgaagatccgagacttgggctCGTTGCCTGCTGATGCTTTTGAAGC GTACAAAAGGAAAAACAAGAAACAGCTACATAAGATGCTCTATGACTGTAATGAGCAGCTGAAGCAGTTTAGTCATGTGAACCAAAAGGCTCTTGACCAATATGTGAACTTCACAGAACAACGCGAACAACTGCAGAGAAGGCGAGCTGAACTTGATGCCGGTGATGTG AAAATTATGGAACTCATATCGGTTTTAGACCAAAGGAAGGATGAATCAATTGAGCGCACATTTAAAGGGGTTGCAAGGCACTTCCGTGAAGTGTTCTCTGAGCTGGTGCAAGGTGGTCATGGATATTTGGTTATGATGAAGAAAAAG GATGGGGATGCAGTtgatgatgaggatgaggatgaggatggacCTCGTGACCCAGGCCCTGAAGGGAGAATAGAGAAGTATATTGGTGTGAAAGTCAAG GTTTCCTTTACTGGCAAGGGAGAAACTCAGTCTATGAAACAATTGTCAGGCGGACAGAAGACGGTGGTCGCCTTAACACTGATTTTTGCTATCCAACGATGTGATCCAGCTCCATTTTATCTGTTCGATGAGATTGATGCTGCTCTGGATCCGCAGTACCGAACAGCAGTTGgaa ATATGATCCGTCGTCTAGCTGACATGGCTGACACTCAGTTCATCGCCACCACATTCCGGCCGGAGATTGCCAAAGTGGCTGATAAGATATATGGCGTGACACACAAGAACAGGGTGAGCTACATCAACGTGGTGTCCAAGGAGCAGGCGCTGGACTTCATTGAGCATGACCAGACGCACAATGCCAGCTGA
- the LOC110430110 gene encoding putative cytochrome c oxidase subunit 5b-like produces MWRRLQTLAPSLRRAAASSSPAAARAAPLSTSPAAAFRRTSALLSSPGDKPAPTKVEDVMPIATGLEREELEAELQGKKRFDMDPPVGPFGTKEEPAVIESYYNKRIVGCPGGEGEDEHDVVWFWLQKDKPHECPVCSQYFVLKVIGDGGDPDGHDDEDGHH; encoded by the exons ATGTGGCGCCGCCTCCAAACCCTAGCGCCCTCgctccgccgcgccgccgcatcGTCGTCCCCTGCCGCCGCCCGCGCCGCGCCCCTCTCCACGTCGCCGGCGGCCGCGTTCCGGCGCACGTCggccctcctctcctctcccg GAGACAAGCCGGCGCCAACCAAGGTCGAGGATGTCATGCCGATCGCCACGGGGCTGGAGCGcgaggagctcgaggcggagctcCAG GGGAAGAAGCGGTTCGACATGGATCCTCCCGTCGGCCCCTTCGGTACTAAG GAGGAACCAGCTGTGATTGAATCCTACTATAACAAGAGAATAGTTGGCTGTCCTGGTGGTGAAGGAG AGGATGAACACGATGTTGTCTGGTTTTGGTTGCAAAAGGATAAACCGCATGAGTGCCCAGTCTGCTCACAGTACTTCGTG CTCAAGGTCATTGGTGATGGGGGTGATCCAGATGGCCATGATGATGAGGATGgtcatcactga
- the LOC8065305 gene encoding protein PARTING DANCERS, translating into MSGRPPPYARFPARRHAFAGDEHPTPGAMLGLPPPLVDASAGRGVCMMSTSWRDKQRPDLVNFIATFLATNLYRLNFLSLSPDFLFNNGGLSVAFIFETDWLPEREAAVFSRVNTLKRQFKYLYVVVVVRSAEQNESFNQSYFKYDMELGCPTFVPVCDPEMGFEKIVRIAHARGVCKQKDLVTAMGIEREQAVQCMDAFLRVLTSIPGIDSHDANALAQAIGSIEAIAKASKEFILENTDLSTEKAERIVRFFRDPQYFLSPKIN; encoded by the exons ATGTCTGGGCGCCCGCCGCCGTACGCCAGGTTTCCAGCCCGTCGCCATGCCTTCGCGGGCGACGAGCACCCGACACCAG GAGCTATGCTGGGTCTTCCTCCGCCCCTGGTCGACGCGAGCGCAGGCCGAGGAGTGTGCATGATGAGCACCTCGTGGAGAGACAAGCAGCGCCCGGACCTCGTCAATTTCATcgccacgttcctcgctaccaACCTGTATCGCCTCAATTTCCTGTCGCTTTCTCCG GATTTCCTCTTCAACAATGGGGGCTTATCGGTTGCTTTCATCTTCGAGACGGACTGGCTTCCTGAAAGGGAAGCTGCGGTCTTCAGCAG GGTGAATACACTGAAGAGGCAGTTCAAGTATCTCTATGTCGTTGTCGTCGTCCGCTCAGCAGAGCAGAATGAATCATTCAATCAGTCATATTTCAA GTATGACATGGAGCTTGGCTGCCCTACGTTCGTGCCTGTTTGTGATCCAGAGATGGGATTCGAGAAGATTGTAAGGATTGCTCATGCTCGTGGAG TGTGCAAGCAGAAAGACCTTGTCACAGCTATGGGAATTGAG CGTGAGCAAGCTGTTCAATGCATGGATGCGTTTTTACGAGTTCTCACCTCTATTCCTGGTATTGACAGTCATGATGCAAATGCA CTTGCCCAAGCCATTGGCTCTATTGAAGCAATTGCGAAAGCATCCAAGGAATTCATTCTGGAAAACACCGATCTTTCCACTGAAAAGGCAGAGAGGATTGTCAGGTTCTTCAGAGATCCACAGTACTTCTTAAGCCCCAAgattaattaa